One Desulfovibrionales bacterium genomic region harbors:
- a CDS encoding cytochrome c3 family protein — translation MKDTLITLAICIFLTTTPVYAGTYLDSAHGNTSYGVNRSSTSSVYTKGHCAHCHEMHASIEGVEPAPTGGPDKWLVFTTLYTDQDTGLCLSCHAGSSSQVGMPNQYTFSYKFGGDTSLICPSSIAQAFSFITEGGVPQSNCGSTTGSSHQMTAVRTFLKSKWGFGATNAKVNPCSGCHNPHKAQRHSYPSGSAGTSPLSRPTTHDGDWNVYGAATNERMSNYVYQAPYSSGSATTYEPEGTATLDGSNMPDYVTFCTDCHNASYSTGQMTSSQKSQFATVGAQPYIRSPNWTTSPHGQADASMDATKRKAPYTADKNYVLSCTDCHETHGSPNRMLIRKEINGSSVVTFDTWNDRAGWFTVCQRCHTIDSGHKGSNPCYVCHQHDTSWFKPI, via the coding sequence ATGAAAGATACCTTAATCACACTTGCAATATGTATCTTCTTGACCACAACTCCGGTATATGCCGGGACTTATCTTGATTCAGCCCACGGGAATACCTCTTATGGTGTAAACCGAAGCAGCACGTCCTCCGTCTATACCAAGGGGCACTGCGCCCACTGCCACGAGATGCATGCCAGTATCGAGGGTGTGGAACCGGCCCCCACGGGTGGGCCCGACAAATGGCTGGTCTTCACCACCCTGTATACTGATCAGGATACCGGGCTCTGTCTCAGCTGCCACGCCGGCAGTTCCAGCCAGGTAGGCATGCCCAACCAATACACCTTCAGTTACAAATTCGGAGGGGACACCAGTCTTATCTGTCCAAGCAGCATCGCACAGGCGTTCAGCTTTATCACAGAAGGCGGCGTGCCCCAATCAAACTGCGGCTCCACCACGGGATCTTCGCACCAGATGACGGCAGTGAGAACGTTTTTGAAGAGCAAGTGGGGATTCGGCGCCACAAACGCAAAGGTGAATCCGTGCTCCGGGTGCCACAATCCGCACAAGGCGCAGAGGCATAGCTACCCGTCGGGGAGCGCAGGCACGTCTCCGCTCTCCCGGCCCACTACGCATGACGGTGACTGGAATGTGTACGGCGCCGCCACGAACGAACGGATGAGCAACTACGTCTATCAGGCCCCTTACTCTTCAGGTTCCGCAACGACCTATGAGCCTGAAGGTACGGCTACCTTGGACGGATCCAATATGCCGGATTATGTGACGTTTTGTACGGACTGCCACAATGCCTCTTACAGCACCGGTCAGATGACAAGCTCGCAGAAATCCCAGTTCGCAACCGTCGGTGCACAGCCGTACATCAGGAGTCCGAACTGGACTACATCCCCGCACGGGCAGGCCGATGCCAGTATGGACGCCACGAAAAGAAAGGCTCCCTACACGGCAGATAAGAATTATGTCCTTTCCTGTACTGATTGCCACGAGACCCATGGCAGCCCCAACCGCATGCTCATCCGTAAGGAAATAAACGGCTCAAGCGTCGTGACCTTTGATACCTGGAATGATCGAGCCGGCTGGTTCACGGTCTGCCAGCGCTGTCATACCATCGACAGCGGCCACAAGGGCTCCAATCCGTGCTATGTGTGCCATCAACACGACACAAGCTGGTTCAAACCTATCTAA